The nucleotide sequence TATGCAAAAACCGGAAATACAAAAAATAATGAAAACGCAATTAATTTCATAACACAAACAACTTAAATTAAAGAATTAAAAAAAGTAGCTGTGTTACATATTGTTAATTTAAGAAATTAATTTTTAACTCAGTTTTGAAAAACCGGGAAAGGTTCTCCTTTTATCCATTTCAAAAGTAAATCATCATTATGTGTAATATCTGCAATCACATAAACATTACTTTGAAAAGCATCAGAATATTCTGCTTTTTCAATCATAACATACCCGTCAATATAATTGGAATGTATAAAATAAAGCTCATTATCTTTAACGTAAATATAACCGACATGATTGCTTAAGCCTACAAAATATAAACCATCTTTTAATGCCTTTTTCATTTTTGCAAAAACAGTTTCAAGCTCCTCCGAATAACTATAACGATAAATCAATAAATTTTGTTCAGGCTCCAACGTTTTCGCTTCGTTTAATCCGGCCTGTTGTGCCATTTTATATCGATTTACTTTTATTCCCATGTGCCTCAATGTTGTTGAAACAAAATAGCCGCAAGCAATAACTCCTTTGTTCGGCGTGTTTGTGTAACCGTCAAAATCCCAAACCGTTCCGTACCAAAACGGAATAATTTTATTAACTAACTGATTCGTAAAATGTTGACGAGCATCATCTAAAATTGAATCTTTTTTCTTTTTGTTGCTTAAGTCGGAAAGCTCCTGAAAATATTTTAAACGCCGGATGTTTATTTGCTGTTTAATATCGCTATAGTTTCCCGAAGGAAAAAAAACAATTCCGACTGCCGAAGAGTCTAATACAAATATTGTTTCAGAAAAAACAGGAATACTGTCTGTATTAAGAGAATCTTTATTTTTTGGGTTTTGTGCAGAGTTGTTTTGATTGCAAGAAACAAACAAAAGGAAAAATAAAAGAAAAAGGTTTATTAATTTCATAATCAAAACAAACAAGGTTTTATTTAAACAATAAATCGACATGAAATATTGCCCAAAAAAACAAAACTCTGTTTGTTAAACAAATTTTTTCTTCACAATCAAATTTCTTTTAATTTTGCCTCTGCCGTAACAGATTGCTTTGCAAACTTATTCTGTAAAAATTTATGGTATGCAGTTATGGCAATCATTGCTGCATTATCTGTTGTATATTTAAACTCGGGAATATGTAATTTCCAATTATTTATTTTAGCCTCTTCTTTTAACCTTTCCCGTAATCCTGAATTTGCAGAAACACCCCCGGCAATAGCAATTTCTTTAATTCCTGTTTTTTTTACCGCATTTTTCAGTTTATCTGTTAAAATATCAATTATTGTAAATTGAATCGAGGCACAAATATCATTTAAATTTTCTTTAACAAAACTCGGATTCTTTTTTACCTCATCTCGCAGAAAATACAAAATAGCCGTTTTTAACCCACTGAAACTGAACTGTAAATCTCCGACCTTCGGTTTTGTAAATTTAAATTTACCGGCATTACCTTTTTTTGCATACTTGTCTATTAAAGGCCCGCCCGGATAAGGCAAGCCCATAATTTTTGCACTTTTATCAAAAGCTTCTCCTGCAGCATCATCAATCGTTTCGCCAATTATTTCTTTTTCGAAAAAACTTCTTACTACAATAATTTGTGTATGTCCGCCGGAAACCAGTAAAGCTATAAAAGGAAAACTCGGGTTTTCGTGTTGCACACCTTTTTCTTTTAAAAACAAAGCAGAAATATGACCGTGTAAATGGTTTACGGCAATTAACGGAATATTGTTTGCCAATGCAAAACCTTTTGCAAAAGAAATTCCTACCAATAAAGAACCAAGCAATCCGGGACCTCTGGTAAAAGCAATTGCACTTATGTCAGAAATGTTAATCCCGGCTTCTTCTATCGCCAAATTTACAACAGGAACAATATTTGCCTGATGTGCTCTTGATGCAAGCTCCGGAACCACTCCTCCGTATTTTTTATGAACATCTTGGTTGGCTGTTACATTTGACAGCAACCACCCGTCTTGAATAACGGCAGCAGATGTATCATCACAAGAAGATTCTATTGCTAAAATTGTTTTCATATTTCGATTTTAATATATTAGCTTCGTAAATAATTATCCGGCATTTAGTTTGCAATCTTATTATCGCTTGATTGCTAATAAAAACTAAAAAACAGTTTAAACTTTTATAAAATTCATTATTTTGCAAAAATATGCAAAACCACGTATTCCAAATAGAAAAGTTGAAAAAAATTACATTATACGGTGTTTTGCTTATAATTGTTTTAATCATTTTATTAATATTACTTCTGCAAACAGCTTATATTCAGACTAAAATAACAAAATTTATTACAAAAGAACTGTCTGAAAAATTAAACTCTGAAATTGATATTGATAATGTAGAAATCAGCTTATTCAAAGGTTTCATTTTTAAAGGAATTTATATTCAAGATCAACAAAAAGATACCTTGCTGTTTATTAAAGAATTATCGGTTATCCCGGAAGGGCTTCAAACAGACTTTAGCAACATTTCCTTAAAAGAAATAAATATTGACAGCCTATACCTTAACCTATATGAAATAGGAAAAGATACTCTTAACCTTCAATATATATTGGATGCGTTAAGTTCAGACGAAAAAGAAAAAACAGACGAAGATTTTAAGTTGGACATAAAAAACATTTCAATAACAAACTCTTCTTTTTCGTATTTTATTCCCGATACGGTTAAAAAACACGGATTTAATTATAAAGACCTTGAACTTGACAGCATAAATATTAAACTTAAAAAACTTGAACTGAATAACAAAAATATTTATTCTGAAATTGAATCAATATTATTAAAAGACAAAAGCGGATTCTGTTTAAAAAACTTTACCGGAGACAAAATAGAACTGAGCCCGAAGCATATTCATTTTAACAATCTTAGCCTACAAACACCGGACTCAAAACTATCTTTTGACAGTTTATACTTTGATTTTCCGGGCAATTATGACTTCTCGGAATATAAAACAAAATTGAAAGCTAATATCATAATAAATAAATCAAGCTATTTATCATATAATGATGTAAAGTATTTTATTACAGATACAAACACCTATTCCGAAAAAGTGCAAATTTCAGGAAAAATAAAAGGCACGTTTGATAAATTTGATATAACAGATTTAGATTTAAAATATGAAGGGCTCATAGATTTAAAAATGAACTCTAGAGTAAGTGATTTTAAAGACTTTGACAACCCGTTACTATTTGTCCATATTAAAAAACTTGAAGTTGATTTTCAAAGGTTTCAAGAAATGAAAATTCCCGGGCAAGATATTATTTTAAAAGACCTGCCGGAAGGTTTAAAGAAAATAAAAAACATCAGCTACTCGGGAGTTACAAAAGGACACCTTTCAAAATTTCTGACAAAAGGAGAGATTTCAGGAGGTTTCGGAAGTATTTCAATTCTTGCTCTTGCAAAAAAAGACTCTTCTTCAATTATTAACGTTAAAGGAAAACTTTCGGGAACAGACTTAGATATTGCACAAGTATTTGAAAACAATGATTTTGGTACAATGAGCTTTTCTCAGAACTTTGATTTTTCATTACTAAAGAATAAAAAAATAAAACTTAAAACTTCCGGCAAAATAAATGATGTTTTTTATAAAAAACATTCTTACAAAGATATTGCACTATTTGCTGAATTATATGACAAAAAAGTGGACAGCCTGAGCGTTAACATTAAACAAGAAAATATCAGAGCATCAATTTCCGGCAAAATTAATTTCTTGTCAGATATCCCGGAAATAAACCTAACCGCCAATGTTTATTCTGCAGATTTAAAAGCATTAAATTTAAGTAATGCCGAAACAGAATCAACTGTAAGTTTTTCAACTGTTGCGGATTTTAAAGGATTGAATATTGATGATTTTTTGGGAACAATTAATTTAACAAGTCCCTTTGTCTATTCAAAGGATTCTGTAACTGTAAGAATAAATGCATTTCGTTTAACCGGACAGCAAACACCAAATATACAGGCAAATGAAAAACAAATTGTTTTAAAGTCAGACATTGCAGACTTTAAAATAATTACGACAAACAAAAGTTCCGAAATTTTTAAAGCCCTGCAAACTCTTGTTTCCGGCTTATTTAAGCAAAATCAAACCGATACAGAAGCAAAACCTATAATAAAAGGCTCTGTTGTTATAGAAGCCGACATTAAAAACCCCGAATTTATCAGTTCTCTGTTTTTCCCAAAATATCATATTTCAAAAAACACAAAATTATTCGGATTTTATGATCCCGAAAAAGAATCTTTAAACCTCTCTTTAAATTCGCAGCAACTAAAATACAAAAATTTCATACTAAACGATTTTTTTATAGTAGCATATACAAGGAACAAACGATTATTCGGAGGTATAGGCGGCTCATCATTAAAACCGAATGAATCAATTATAATTGAAAACATAAATTTAGAAGGAGATTTAATTAATGATACAATTAACTTTAACCTAAATTGGAATAATTTTAAAGATACGGCAAACTACTCAGCAAACATTGCCGGAATCATTGAAATTATAAAAAAAGACAAGAAAAAAACAGTTTATAATTGCGATTTTCACAAATCAAATATTAGCATAAATGATGTTCTTTGGAGTTTTGATAAATCAAATGTTTTGATAGACTCTGTAAGAATCAAAATTACAGACCTAACCCTGAAGAATAAAGACCAAAAAATATATCTTGACGGAAATATTTCTGAATACCCCGGAGATATTCTTTTTGCAGAATTTACAAACTTTAACCTTTCAAATATTCAACCGGCTTTGTCCGAAGATTTTATTATAAAAGGAAAACTTAACGGAAGCACTACTTTAGCCCAACTGTATGAAGCCCCGCTGATATTTACAAAAGATTCAATTATTAACTTTAACGTAAACAACATCGACTTCGGTAATTTTTATTTTAAAAGCAACTGGGATGACGCAGAGAACAAAATTCATGCAAATGCATATAACCTTAAAGGAAAGAACAACAAATTCATGAACGATACAATTTACGGCGACTATTGGCCGGATAAAGATAAAATAAACTTTACGCTGGATATAAGAAGCATGCTTTTGAAAACATTTAAAGACTATTATTCAGATTATGCCGAATTTAACCCTACTGCATTCATAACAGGAAAAATAAATATTGCAGGAAATATTAAAAACCCTCTTTTACTCGGAAACTTGAAACTAAAACAAACAACGGCAAAAGTAAAATTTCTGAACACATATTACAGCATCAACGAAATGGATATTCTTATTAATAATAAAACAATACGTTTTGATGCAACAAAAATTTATTCCCGAAATAAAAACGGATTCGGGTTTTTAAAAGCAGATATTTCACACAATAATTTTTCAAATTTTGATTTAGATATTGACATTGATGCCGAAAACTTAAAACTTATCGCCCTTAAACGAACAGACTCATCCTACTTTTACGGAACAGCATTCGGAACCGGAAATATTAATTTTTCCGGATCATTAGATAATATTTTTATGAATGCTAATTTAAGCACCGAAGAAAACACCTCTGTTTTTATCCCTATTGCCACAAGCGAAACCCTCGAAGAAGAAAAAAACTTTATACAATTTGTTTCAGATACTTCCGAAACCAAAAACCAAACAACAAATGAAAACTATGAAGTTGATTACAGCGGTTTCAGCATGAATATGAAATTAGATGTTACGGATAATGCTGAAATACAAATTATTCCCGACGAAAGCGGAAATATTAAAACAACAGGTGACGGAAGCCTCAACCTAACTTTAGACAGAGAAGGTAATTTTAACATGTTCGGAACATATATTATTTCTGACGGAACATACTTGCTTGACTTAAAAGTGCTTCCAAAACTTTTTAATATTGTTGAAGGAAGCCGAATTATTTGGTCTGGAGATCCTGATGACGCATTAGTTGACATTAAAGCAACCTACAAAATTAATAAAGTCCCCGTAAATAACTTAGTCCCGGAGCAATTAGAACAGGCAATAGAAAAAACAGATGTAACATGTCTTATTCATTTAACTGGTGCATTGTTAAACCCGACACTAAATTTAGACATAGAAATTAATGATAATGTAAGCAATAAATATGTACAAAAGCTAAACTCTTTTAATGAAAAAGAAATTAATGAACAATTTTTAGCTCTATTGATTTTTAAACGGTTTATGGGAAGCACCGCAGATAATTTAGGAATTGACGATCCTGCTCCGATTACCGGAGATTTAATTACAAGCCAATTTAATAAAATGCTCGAGCAATTCAGCAAAAACATTGAAATTAATTTAAAATATGAGCCGGGAAAAGACAACGAAACAGACGAGATAGGTTTTTCGGTTGAGGGTGATATCCTAAACAACTGGATTACATACAAAGGTTACGGTGGCGTAGGCGGCAATGACGGTTACAGAGAGGATAATTATATCGGAGAATTTGAAATCGAAGGGAAACTTAATAAGAAGGGAAATATAAAAGCAAAATTCTACAACAAAGCTAATGATACGCGCTTAAATGACGGTGATTATACACAAGGCTTCGGTCTGGTTTTCAGAAAAAAGTTTGATTCATTTTTTTATTGGAAACGCCGAGAAGAAAAAGATACCGTTTACCCGCTGCCCATAATTGAAGATAAGAATTAACATCATTTGTTCTCACCATAATATTGTATCCAAATCCGGCATATTCCCGTCAAAACCTTTCGGACGAGGAAAACCTGTATATGCCTCAAAAATTTCTTCTTCATGTGCTTGAATAACGTCAATATCTGCTTCATTAACAATTAGCCCCGTAACTTTTTTTGCTTTTTCAAAAACCCAATCGGCAATAACTTTGTTTGATTCGTACTCTTCTTTCAGCTCATTTGAACCTTTTTTTAACTCTTCCAGTGTTATTCGAAGCTCTGCTTTTGTTTCCTCTGGTATATCCGGGTCATTCAGTTGCTCCTCTATAAAGCGATAGCCGTCACTAAACATTTCTTGACTGCTTTCTTGTAGGTTTTGTTGTTGATTCATTCCCCTTGATGCCTGAAGTATTGAAAAAACAGAGCCTATTTTTGCATTTAATCGCACAAACTCAGCATAACTTTCAATATCGCTTTCCTTTATAATACTTTCAAACGAGTTAAATCCCATTTTCCCGGCATTTGAACCATTTACATTTTCATTAATGTTTCTTAAAATATCCGGAGCCTTTTCTTTGAGCTTTTTATATGCTTTCAAATAGTTTACTACTTGCTCATCAGTTATTGTCCCCTTTTCCCCCGTAACCTGTACACAAGAAAATAAAACAACGGAAATAACAGAAATAAATATTGCTTTTTTCATGATTGATAAATTTTACCAAAGATACGAAATAATATATTTATCGCCAATTCATTTTTTTACAGCTCTTTTTTGTTTCTGTAAGCTACCCTTCTTGTTTCTGAAAAACCTAAACCAAATAATAACCCCCGAAATTATTAAAAACAAAGAAATTAACCCGGTAAGCGGAACTACTAAAATATAAAACGGTCCTAAAAAAGGTTTGTAAATTCTGCCGGTATGAAGCTCTAAAGAAACATTCCAAAGAGAAATCGGAAGAGATTGGATTTTTTCAGGCATCTCCGGATTAAAAGCCGGGTTATTTATACTTATTAATCCGTTATTATAATCGAACCAAATTTCTTCAGAAAAATCCGTAGAATAACCTGCAAGCATTTCTTTCCCGATAGGAATTCCTCGTTTTTTCGGTTTTATATATGGTTTTTTTGTTATATAATTTTCAATATAGTTTGTTTTCAAATTTAATGTGAACAAACCTTCAAAAGAACCTACAAGAACCACCGAATCTCTTTGTAGTTTAAAAGCATTTACACCCATAACGCTGACAGGAGGTTGCACTTCTAATTTCTTTAACGGTTTCGAAAAAAAATCATCAGAATAGAATATCCCGCCAAGAGTTGCAACATAAAAACGCTCATTTTTTTCGTCATAAATAAAACGTCTTAGTTTATCATTCCACGGATTGGGATTGTCTAAAACCGTTTTCGGAATTTTCGCAACTTTTTTTTCTGCAATCGGTATTAATAACGGCGGTCTCAAAAACATTCCGGTTAAACTTGTAATAACTAAAAGAATTGCTGTTATCCAGCCTATTTTATTATGCCATTTCAAATTCCATCTTATGTTTTTTAAAATTGATGTTCTTTTTTCATTTGTTACGCTTTCTTTTAATATCCTCCGTTTTTTAAAAAACAGGATTAGCCCCGTAACAGTTAAAAAAACAAGGATTAATGCTGCCGAGTCAACAATTAACTTTCCTGTTTCGCCCCAAACCTCTCCGCTGTGAATAACCCAAATCGTTTTAAATAGCCCGATTTTGTTGTCATAATTTTTCGGTTGCGGCAACATAAATTTTTTATAGCTGTTTGCTTGTAGGTTGAATATTGTAATATCAGAACGACTTAGCAATAAAAGCGTATTGTTTTTTTCAATAATATCTACTATTTGGCTTGTATTTTTTGTTTTTCGAATTAAAAACCATCTTGATTTTTCAAAATCATACTCATAAAACCCGAACAATGATCCTGCGAACAATCTCCCGGAATATGCTTGATACACAACAGAAACTTTTTTATTATCAACCCCTTTCGGGAAACCTTGCGAAAAATTGACAAACTCGGAGAAAGTACTGTCAGTTTGCCAAACACCGATGTTTCCGTACAAAAGAATTTTTCCGTTGTTAAGTTTAACCGTGCTTTTTACGGCAGCATTATTCCAGTTTTGATATTGAAGCTCGTTCGGTAAAAATTTTCTGCTTACATCAATTGTCGAAAAGAATTGCCGGTGGTTCAAAATAATTCCCGAAACCGAAAAAATTACCATCAATAAAACAATTAGTACTCCGAGCCACTTATGATATTTTCTTATAAACCCCATTTATTAAAGTTTAGCACCTTCGTTAAAGCGAGCAAAAGTATAAAAAATATCAGAATTAAGCATATTCTTATCTGATTTTATTTTTTACACAAACAACATTTATTAACATATCAATAAACTTGTCCTTTGTATGATATATATCTAATTTAGCACTTTAATTATATTACAAACACACAAAAAACAACAAAAAATGAAAAAAATTAAATTAACAATATTCATTTTATTTATTGGTTTATTATCATTTTCTCAAAAAACGAATGACTTTGGGGGAAGGCTCCCTCTAGATGAAAAAGTTGTTTACGGAACTCTTCCGAACGGAATGAAGTATTATATTCGACACAATGAAGTTCCGAAAAACAGAGCAGAATATTATATTGTTCATAATGTAGGTGCCGTATTAGAAAATAAAGACCAAAACGGTCTTGCACATTTTACCGAACACATGGCTTTTAACGGAACGAAAAATTTCCCCCAAAAAGGCATTTTAAATTTCATGGAGTTAAACGGAGTTGCATTTGGGCATAATGTAAATGCCTTTACCTCACACGATGTAACTGCCTATATGCTTTCAAAAGTTCCGACAACACGTTCCGGAATTATTGATACATCTTTACTTGTTTTGCATGACTGGTCAAGCTTTATTTCTATGGAAGATGAAGAAATAGACGCCGAAAGAGGAGTCATCCGCGAAGAATGGAGAACCGGAAGAAATGCTGACAGAAGGTTGAGAAAAAAAACAGCAGAAGTGTTATACAGCGGAACAAAATACGTTGAACATGATGTAATAGGACGCATTGAAGTTATTGATAACCACAAATATGAAACAATTAAAAGCTTTTACCACGATTGGTACAGACCTGATTTGCAAGCATTAATTATTGTCGGAGATATTGACCCTTCAGATATTGAAAAAAGAATAAAAAAGATTTTTGCAGATATTCCGAAAAGAGAAAGTCCTAAAAAACGCTATTATATTGAAATCCCGAACAATAAAGAACCGCTGATAAAAGTTGCAACAGACCCGGAAGCTAGCAGAACAATGGTACAGCTAATTTACAAGCATGATATTGTTCAGCCAAAGGATAAAAACTCAAATTATTACAGAAGTTTGCAGACAAAGTCGCTATACCAAATAATGTTTAATAATCGACTTAACGAACTGACGCAATCAGAAC is from Bacteroidales bacterium and encodes:
- a CDS encoding PepSY domain-containing protein, with the translated sequence MGFIRKYHKWLGVLIVLLMVIFSVSGIILNHRQFFSTIDVSRKFLPNELQYQNWNNAAVKSTVKLNNGKILLYGNIGVWQTDSTFSEFVNFSQGFPKGVDNKKVSVVYQAYSGRLFAGSLFGFYEYDFEKSRWFLIRKTKNTSQIVDIIEKNNTLLLLSRSDITIFNLQANSYKKFMLPQPKNYDNKIGLFKTIWVIHSGEVWGETGKLIVDSAALILVFLTVTGLILFFKKRRILKESVTNEKRTSILKNIRWNLKWHNKIGWITAILLVITSLTGMFLRPPLLIPIAEKKVAKIPKTVLDNPNPWNDKLRRFIYDEKNERFYVATLGGIFYSDDFFSKPLKKLEVQPPVSVMGVNAFKLQRDSVVLVGSFEGLFTLNLKTNYIENYITKKPYIKPKKRGIPIGKEMLAGYSTDFSEEIWFDYNNGLISINNPAFNPEMPEKIQSLPISLWNVSLELHTGRIYKPFLGPFYILVVPLTGLISLFLIISGVIIWFRFFRNKKGSLQKQKRAVKK
- a CDS encoding translocation/assembly module TamB → MQNHVFQIEKLKKITLYGVLLIIVLIILLILLLQTAYIQTKITKFITKELSEKLNSEIDIDNVEISLFKGFIFKGIYIQDQQKDTLLFIKELSVIPEGLQTDFSNISLKEINIDSLYLNLYEIGKDTLNLQYILDALSSDEKEKTDEDFKLDIKNISITNSSFSYFIPDTVKKHGFNYKDLELDSINIKLKKLELNNKNIYSEIESILLKDKSGFCLKNFTGDKIELSPKHIHFNNLSLQTPDSKLSFDSLYFDFPGNYDFSEYKTKLKANIIINKSSYLSYNDVKYFITDTNTYSEKVQISGKIKGTFDKFDITDLDLKYEGLIDLKMNSRVSDFKDFDNPLLFVHIKKLEVDFQRFQEMKIPGQDIILKDLPEGLKKIKNISYSGVTKGHLSKFLTKGEISGGFGSISILALAKKDSSSIINVKGKLSGTDLDIAQVFENNDFGTMSFSQNFDFSLLKNKKIKLKTSGKINDVFYKKHSYKDIALFAELYDKKVDSLSVNIKQENIRASISGKINFLSDIPEINLTANVYSADLKALNLSNAETESTVSFSTVADFKGLNIDDFLGTINLTSPFVYSKDSVTVRINAFRLTGQQTPNIQANEKQIVLKSDIADFKIITTNKSSEIFKALQTLVSGLFKQNQTDTEAKPIIKGSVVIEADIKNPEFISSLFFPKYHISKNTKLFGFYDPEKESLNLSLNSQQLKYKNFILNDFFIVAYTRNKRLFGGIGGSSLKPNESIIIENINLEGDLINDTINFNLNWNNFKDTANYSANIAGIIEIIKKDKKKTVYNCDFHKSNISINDVLWSFDKSNVLIDSVRIKITDLTLKNKDQKIYLDGNISEYPGDILFAEFTNFNLSNIQPALSEDFIIKGKLNGSTTLAQLYEAPLIFTKDSIINFNVNNIDFGNFYFKSNWDDAENKIHANAYNLKGKNNKFMNDTIYGDYWPDKDKINFTLDIRSMLLKTFKDYYSDYAEFNPTAFITGKINIAGNIKNPLLLGNLKLKQTTAKVKFLNTYYSINEMDILINNKTIRFDATKIYSRNKNGFGFLKADISHNNFSNFDLDIDIDAENLKLIALKRTDSSYFYGTAFGTGNINFSGSLDNIFMNANLSTEENTSVFIPIATSETLEEEKNFIQFVSDTSETKNQTTNENYEVDYSGFSMNMKLDVTDNAEIQIIPDESGNIKTTGDGSLNLTLDREGNFNMFGTYIISDGTYLLDLKVLPKLFNIVEGSRIIWSGDPDDALVDIKATYKINKVPVNNLVPEQLEQAIEKTDVTCLIHLTGALLNPTLNLDIEINDNVSNKYVQKLNSFNEKEINEQFLALLIFKRFMGSTADNLGIDDPAPITGDLITSQFNKMLEQFSKNIEINLKYEPGKDNETDEIGFSVEGDILNNWITYKGYGGVGGNDGYREDNYIGEFEIEGKLNKKGNIKAKFYNKANDTRLNDGDYTQGFGLVFRKKFDSFFYWKRREEKDTVYPLPIIEDKN
- the tsaD gene encoding tRNA (adenosine(37)-N6)-threonylcarbamoyltransferase complex transferase subunit TsaD produces the protein MKTILAIESSCDDTSAAVIQDGWLLSNVTANQDVHKKYGGVVPELASRAHQANIVPVVNLAIEEAGINISDISAIAFTRGPGLLGSLLVGISFAKGFALANNIPLIAVNHLHGHISALFLKEKGVQHENPSFPFIALLVSGGHTQIIVVRSFFEKEIIGETIDDAAGEAFDKSAKIMGLPYPGGPLIDKYAKKGNAGKFKFTKPKVGDLQFSFSGLKTAILYFLRDEVKKNPSFVKENLNDICASIQFTIIDILTDKLKNAVKKTGIKEIAIAGGVSANSGLRERLKEEAKINNWKLHIPEFKYTTDNAAMIAITAYHKFLQNKFAKQSVTAEAKLKEI